One Spartinivicinus poritis genomic region harbors:
- a CDS encoding TIGR03088 family PEP-CTERM/XrtA system glycosyltransferase, giving the protein MTKSSYQQPPLIAHLIYKLDVGGLENGLVNLINHMPVNGFRHVIICLTDFTDFAKRISRSDVEIVSLNKQPGQDWRWFIRLYEILRQLRPCIFHTRNLATIEGHWVAWLAGVPVRIHGEHGWDMSDLGGVNKKYQWLRRLIRPFVKFFIALSEESKNYLINKINVKPANIALLCNGVDTNRFTPGCQRSAYPKAFQGDDAFIIGTVGRLTPVKSQLCLLPVLAELMKKNNHHKIKLVIVGDGPERAALEQQAALLGVTEQLWITGARQDVPQLLSGFDVFVLPSLAEGISNTVLEAMAAGKPVIATNVGGNVELVVDQQTGVLVHPKNQQQLQVALQSYLDDPTLCHRHGEAARQRVMDKFSLAVMVQRYLEIYQRLTA; this is encoded by the coding sequence ATGACCAAATCGTCGTATCAGCAACCTCCATTAATTGCTCACTTAATCTATAAGTTAGATGTAGGTGGATTGGAAAATGGCCTGGTAAACCTTATAAATCATATGCCAGTCAATGGTTTTCGCCATGTTATTATTTGTTTAACTGATTTTACAGACTTTGCTAAGCGGATTTCCAGGTCTGATGTTGAAATTGTTTCTTTAAATAAGCAGCCAGGGCAGGACTGGCGATGGTTTATTCGTTTATATGAAATATTACGGCAGTTACGTCCCTGCATATTTCATACACGTAATTTGGCTACAATTGAAGGTCACTGGGTTGCCTGGTTGGCTGGGGTGCCGGTCAGAATTCATGGTGAACATGGATGGGATATGAGTGACCTGGGGGGTGTTAATAAAAAATACCAGTGGTTAAGAAGACTAATCCGACCATTTGTGAAGTTTTTTATTGCTTTATCTGAAGAAAGTAAAAACTACTTAATTAATAAAATTAACGTTAAACCAGCAAATATCGCATTATTATGTAATGGTGTTGATACAAACCGATTTACACCGGGTTGTCAGCGATCTGCCTATCCGAAAGCATTTCAAGGTGATGATGCATTTATTATTGGTACAGTGGGGCGTTTAACTCCAGTAAAAAGTCAGCTATGTCTATTACCTGTGTTAGCTGAACTAATGAAAAAGAATAACCATCATAAAATAAAACTAGTTATTGTTGGTGATGGTCCAGAACGTGCGGCTCTTGAGCAGCAAGCAGCGTTGTTAGGTGTAACTGAGCAGCTATGGATTACTGGGGCAAGACAGGATGTACCACAGTTGTTGAGCGGCTTTGATGTCTTTGTATTGCCTTCATTAGCTGAAGGTATTTCCAACACGGTTTTAGAAGCAATGGCAGCTGGCAAACCGGTGATAGCAACAAATGTTGGCGGTAATGTTGAATTGGTTGTTGATCAGCAAACAGGTGTCTTAGTTCACCCCAAAAATCAGCAACAATTACAGGTTGCACTGCAGAGTTACCTCGATGATCCAACACTATGTCATCGTCATGGGGAGGCAGCCAGGCAGCGAGTAATGGATAAATTTAGCTTGGCAGTTATGGTGCAGCGGTATTTGGAAATATACCAGCGGTTAACTGCTTAG
- the xrtA gene encoding exosortase A, whose protein sequence is MQVSVMTTSTDSKRPLYWLVVALLVWLAAYFPTLHAMVTVWLNSETYAHGLLIVPMSLFLLWQKRKQLNWQLIRPSWLPLLPLLFLSAIWFIANVSGINVIQQFAVVLMIPLLVWSCLGTAITRQIVFPLGYLLFAVPMGSGIVPYLQEITAWFCVWGLKLIGIPVFWEGLYISIPSGDFLVAEACSGIRYLIASMALGTFYAYISYTSLSKRLAVFGLSIIIPIVANGIRAFGIILIAYYSNMEYATGADHLLYGWIFFGIVMMLLFWLGSKFADDMSSANTADQQTVKHDNEATTNPLTILAVLAVVAVLPLWAAIKPTPTAQQVSLKVDTPVNWQSAKPSSTWAPTFSTSQQLRQAWQEGNQEVELFIAHYPKEQAGSELVSFANKVYNEDAWKLLGTHSTQLQLGDITIYVKEYRMESFLQQRLIWSWYFVNNTTQSDQYRAKFQQTLAKILNRPAGGSFVALSTEYEFKPDEARAVLTKFLQATYPSIVAAVTPNQ, encoded by the coding sequence ATGCAAGTCTCTGTTATGACAACATCAACAGATAGTAAACGTCCATTATATTGGCTAGTGGTGGCTTTGTTAGTTTGGTTAGCTGCTTATTTTCCTACCCTTCATGCGATGGTGACCGTTTGGCTGAATTCAGAAACTTACGCTCACGGCTTGTTAATCGTGCCTATGTCACTGTTTCTGTTGTGGCAAAAAAGAAAGCAGTTGAACTGGCAATTGATACGTCCCAGCTGGCTGCCGCTATTACCTTTATTATTTCTCTCGGCTATTTGGTTTATTGCCAATGTTTCAGGTATTAATGTTATTCAGCAATTTGCTGTTGTATTAATGATTCCCTTATTGGTTTGGAGCTGCTTGGGTACGGCAATTACTCGTCAAATAGTATTTCCCTTAGGCTATTTATTATTTGCAGTACCTATGGGATCAGGAATAGTGCCTTACCTACAGGAAATAACTGCCTGGTTTTGTGTATGGGGACTAAAGCTAATTGGTATTCCAGTGTTTTGGGAAGGCTTATATATTTCTATTCCTTCAGGCGACTTTTTGGTTGCGGAAGCTTGTAGTGGTATTCGGTATTTAATTGCATCTATGGCACTCGGTACTTTTTATGCTTACATCAGCTACACCAGTTTAAGTAAGCGACTTGCTGTATTTGGACTCAGTATCATTATTCCAATAGTGGCTAACGGTATCCGTGCATTTGGCATAATTTTAATTGCCTATTACTCCAATATGGAGTACGCCACAGGAGCAGACCATTTATTATATGGCTGGATTTTCTTTGGCATTGTGATGATGCTGTTATTTTGGTTAGGCTCTAAATTTGCTGATGACATGAGTAGTGCTAATACAGCTGATCAGCAAACAGTAAAACATGATAATGAAGCTACCACCAATCCCCTAACTATTTTGGCAGTATTGGCTGTGGTGGCAGTGCTCCCACTTTGGGCTGCGATCAAGCCAACACCCACAGCGCAGCAAGTATCATTAAAAGTGGATACCCCTGTTAACTGGCAATCAGCTAAGCCTAGCTCAACATGGGCACCTACTTTTAGTACTTCGCAGCAGTTAAGACAAGCCTGGCAGGAAGGTAATCAAGAGGTAGAGCTATTTATTGCTCACTACCCAAAAGAGCAAGCTGGTAGTGAGTTAGTGAGCTTTGCTAATAAAGTGTATAACGAGGACGCATGGAAACTGTTGGGCACTCATTCAACTCAGCTTCAGCTGGGCGATATAACAATTTATGTAAAAGAATACCGGATGGAATCTTTCCTGCAACAACGCCTTATTTGGAGTTGGTACTTTGTTAATAACACCACTCAAAGTGACCAGTATCGAGCTAAATTTCAACAAACGTTAGCAAAAATACTAAATCGTCCTGCTGGGGGAAGTTTTGTTGCATTGTCTACTGAATATGAGTTTAAACCAGATGAAGCAAGAGCTGTTTTAACAAAATTTTTACAGGCAACGTATCCATCAATTGTTGCAGCTGTTACGCCAAATCAGTGA